The Drosophila nasuta strain 15112-1781.00 chromosome 2L, ASM2355853v1, whole genome shotgun sequence genome window below encodes:
- the LOC132796543 gene encoding LOW QUALITY PROTEIN: uncharacterized protein LOC132796543 (The sequence of the model RefSeq protein was modified relative to this genomic sequence to represent the inferred CDS: deleted 1 base in 1 codon) — protein sequence MQQPQRYIPSVSDLYGTDEIELLLDEIRELELEPVCCQLDDEQDFEIAGSRAGELSLSLESPLGTCTSWDSHANYKQQQQTPLPWGVALHCDPQHLKTPTGIVRILLVLSSAVCLACECSAGTVQVGLFLLPLIGRLRLMVFCALFSLLITCLMIFLDISHIALMFPFNWTKVNTWMYLSIGLIFILSSTLLVHMVLYATEYTWVSKHSRDTLLATGLIGYICALEALLLSGIASWPWSQYRQVPDDASELFIEDREMTPMSPINSTDLQLQPESNHSLAQYQHSSQTNGNATAADAYNQQQSSYNQKPYIPAKRPNELNQRPTLGHTQTARIKPNQRYREGYHYQPVASTSRQSPTFVVGDDLGAGPSTSRSNDNSSA from the exons ATGCAACAACCCCAACGTTATATACCGTCTGTATCTGATCTATATGGCACGGACGAGATAGAACTGCTGCTGGACGAGATACgtgagctggagctggagccgGTCTGCTGTCAGCTGGACGATGAGCAGGACTTTGAAATAGCTGGCAGCAGGGCCGGCGAGCTCTCGCTATCCCTTGAATCGCCATTGGGCACATGCACCTCATGGGATTCCCATGCCAActacaaacagcaacaacaaacgccGCTGCCATGGGGCGTTGCCCTACACTGTGATCCGCAACACTTGAAAACGCCTACAGGGATTGTGCGCATACTATTGGTG TTATCCTCGGCCGTCTGCCTGGCCTGCGAATGCTCCGCGGGCACAGTCCAGGTTGGCCTCTTTCTACTGCCACTCATCGGACGCCTGAGGCTGATGGTCTTCTGTGCGCTCTTCTCGCTACTCATCACATGCCTCATGATCTTTCTCGATATATCGCATATAGCGCTAATGTTCCCATTCAACTGGACGAAAGTG AATACGTGGATGTACCTGAGCATTggattaatatttattttgagctCCACGCTTCTCGTCCACATGGTGCTGTATGCGACTGAGTACACATGGGTATCCAAGCACTCCAGGGACACGCTCCTAGCGACAGGC CTGATTGGCTATATATGCGCCTTGGAGGCGCTACTGCTGTCG GGCATCGCCTCGTGGCCCTGGTCGCAGTATCGACAGGTGCCCGACGATGCCAGCGAGCTGTTCATCGAGGATCGCGAGATGACGCCGATGAGTCCCATTAATAGCACCGATCTGCAGTTGCAGCCAGAGTCGAATCACAGCCTGGCGCAGTATCAGCACAGCAGCCAAACCAACGGCAATGCAACGGCGGCCGATGCATATAACCAACAACAATCGTCCTATAATCAAAAGCCTTATATACCTG CCAAACGACCCAATGAGCTGAACCAGCGTCCAACATTGGGTCACACACAAACCGCACGCATTAAACCGAATCAGCGTTATCGCGAGGGCTATCATTACCAACCGGTTGCGTCAACGTCCCGCCAGAGTCCCACATTCGTCGTAGGCGATGATCTGGGTGCCGGTCCATCCACGTCCCGTTCCAATGATAATTCTAGTGCGTGA
- the LOC132796512 gene encoding large ribosomal subunit protein uL13m isoform X3 — protein MSIAKRVQQWATFARQWHIYDCTWQNPFESARLVKTHLMGLHKPIYHPMNDCGDHVVLINTKEIALPGDEWVKRVYFHHTGYPGGASWTLAWQLHEKDPTMVMKKAVYNSMTGNLQRRHTMQRLHLFADDQVPEEILANVTNQIRTPRTVPQRLDHIDKETLENFPAIMDYPKDYVLR, from the exons ATGTCTATAGCTAAACGTGTGCAG CAATGGGCCACATTTGCCAGACAATGGCACATTTACGATTGCACTTGGCAAAATCCTTTCGAGTCCGCTCGGCTGGTCAAGACACATCTGATGGGTCTGCACAAGCCCATCTATCATCCAATGA ATGATTGCGGCGATCATGTGGTGCTTATTAACACCAAGGAAATAGCGCTACCTGGCGACGAGTGGGTGAAGCGCGTCTATTTCCATCACACAGGCTATCCAGGTGGCGCTTCGTGGACACTTGCTTGGCAACTGCACGAAAAGGATCCCACTATGGTCATGAAGAAGGCCGTGTACAATTCAATGACTGGCAATCTGCAGCGTCGACACACAATGCAACGTTTGCATCTGTTTGCCGATGATCAAGTGCCTGAGGAGATTTTGGCGAATGTCACGAATCAAATACGCACACCACGTACTGTGCCGCAACGACTAGATCATATTGATAAGGAAACGCTGGAGAACTTTCCCGCAATTATGGATTATCCCAAAGATTATGTGCTGCGTTAA
- the LOC132796512 gene encoding leukotriene A-4 hydrolase isoform X1, translating to MSIAKRVQQWATFARQWHIYDCTWQNPFESARLVKTHLMGLHKPIYHPMIFRRNLCTTQQPAIHQNSLSLVPIYTLQQRRNMGRLGKVDPSSYSQPELITTEHSAINWQVDFTNTKLRGSVLHKFNVLSNELDKILLDVRDIEVKNATLLAGGTEVPINYFISDPVADIGQKLTLELPAGTAKGILSVRIDYETANNASALQWLSPAQTLGKQHPYMFSQCQSIHARSVIPCQDTPAVKFSYDAVVEHPSELTALMSAIIDKQEAGKTHFKQTVPVPAYLVAIAIGKLVSRPLGENSNVWAEEGIVDACAQEFSETSTMLKTASDLCGPYVWKQYDLLVMPPSFPYGGMENPCLTFVTPTLLAGDKSLADVVAHEIAHSWTGNLVTNKNFEHFWLNEGFTVFVESKIMGRLEGDKELDFRMLSNLIELQECLRSQLSDTPELTKLVVDLSNCGPDDAFSQVPYYKGSTFLRYLEDLFGGPSVFEPFLRDYLKKYAYKSIETNDFKEAIYDYFKDSAQKDKLSVVDWDLWLKGEGMPPIIPKFDETLANVIKDLSNLWSTQTCEQLVNNPELKKPISVHQQIAFLGKLIESKDIVELNAQKIDLLESTYNLKQSKNAELRFRINRLIIRARLIERLNDIIDFANSNYRMKFCRPIYRDLAAWPEAKPKAVENFLKVKDEMMAMCSSQVEKDLGLKSA from the exons ATGTCTATAGCTAAACGTGTGCAG CAATGGGCCACATTTGCCAGACAATGGCACATTTACGATTGCACTTGGCAAAATCCTTTCGAGTCCGCTCGGCTGGTCAAGACACATCTGATGGGTCTGCACAAGCCCATCTATCATCCAATGA TCTTTCGGCGAAACTTgtgcacaacacaacagccgGCAATTCATCAGAATAGTTTGTCATTAGTACCGATTTATACGCTACAACAACGCCGAAATATGGGCCGTTTGGGTAAAGTTGATCCTAGCAGCTACTCGCAGCCAGAGCTGATAACCACCGAGCACAGCGCCATCAATTGGCAGGTGGACTTTACTAACACTAAGTTGAGAGGCAGCGTCCTGCACAAATTTAATGTGCTGAGCAATGAGCTGGACAAGATC TTGTTGGATGTGCGCGATATTGAGGTGAAGAACGCCACGTTGCTAGCTGGCGGCACTGAAGTGCCCATCAACTACTTCATCAGCGATCCCGTGGCCGATATCGGCCAAAAGCTGACGCTGGAGTTGCCAGCCGGCACAGCAAAGGGCAT TTTAAGCGTACGCATTGATTACGAGACCGCAAACAATGCCAGTGCCCTGCAATGGCTGAGTCCCGCCCAGACGCTGGGTAAACAGCATCCCTACATGTTTTCCCAATGCCAATCGATACATGCGCGCTCTGTCATACCTTGCCAGGATACGCCTGCTGTCAAGTTCAGCTACGATGCGGTTGTTGAGCATCCCAGCGAGCTGACGGCGCTGATGAGCGCCATCATTGACAAACAGGAGGCGGGCAAGACTCACTTTAAGCAAACGGTGCCCGTACCAGCATATTTGGTGGCCATTGCCATTGGAAAGCTGGTGTCACGTCCACTTGGCGAGAATTCAAATGTGTGGGCTGAGGAGGGCATTGTTGATGCTTGCGCCCAGGAGTTTTCGGAAACATCGACTATGTTAAAGACCGCCTCGGATTTGTGCGGTCCTTATGTGTGGAAACAATACGATTTGCTGGTGATGCCTCCATCCTTTCCCTATGGTGGCATGGAGAATCCTTGCCTGACttttgtcacgcccactttGCTAGCTGGCGACAAGTCGCTGGCTGATGTGGTGGCCCATGAGATTGCGCATAGTTGGACGGGTAATCTGGTGACCAATAAGAATTTTGAGCATTTCTGGCTTAACGAGGGCTTCACGGTGTTTGTTGAGTCCAAGATTATGGGTCGCTTAGAAGGCGACAAAGAGCTGGACTTTAGGATGCTGAGCAATCTTATCGAACTGCAAGAGTGT TTGCGTTCACAACTCTCTGATACACCCGAACTCACCAAATTGGTGGTCGATTTGAGTAACTGTGGACCCGATGATGCCTTCTCGCAGGTGCCTTATTATAAGGGCTCCACATTCTTGCGGTATTTGGAAGATCTGTTTGGCGGTCCTTCCGTTTTTGAACCTTTTCTGCGAGACTATCTGAAGAAGTACGCTTACAAATCGATTGAAACCAATGACTTTAAGGAAGCGATCTACGACTACTTCAAGGATTCAGCGCAAAAGGACAAGCTGAGCGTTGTCGACTGGGACTTGTGGTTAAAGGGCGAGGGCATGCCACCCATTATTCCTAA ATTCGATGAAACCCTGGCAAATGTCATCAAGGATTTATCGAATTTGTGGAGCACCCAGACTTGTGAGCAATTGGTCAACAACCCTGAACTGAAGAAACCGATTTCGGTGCATCAACAGATTGCCTTCTTGGGCAAACTGATTGAGAGCAAGGACATTGTTGAGCTAAACGCCCAGAAGATTGATCTGCTGGAGAGCACCTACAATCTTAAGCAATCGAAAAACGCTGAGTTGCGTTTCCGCATCAACCGTTTGATTATTCGTGCTCGTCTAATTGAGCGCCTTAATGACATCATTGATTTCGCCAACTCCAATTATCGCATGAAGTTCTGTCGCCCCATCTATCGTGATTTGGCTGCTTGGCCCGAGGCTAAGCCCAAGGCTGTGGAGAACTTCCTGAAAGTGAAGGATGAAATGATGGCCATGTGCTCGTCGCAAGTCGAAAAAGACTTGGGCTTGAAATCGGCATAA
- the LOC132796533 gene encoding insulin gene enhancer protein isl-1 — MVMAEIGGHLAHQLPLHNHNHNHNQTGLQPSLVMNHHLDLDCHGHDVIKKQRLSHCVGCGGQIHDQYILRVAPDLEWHAACLKCQECRQFLDESCTCFVRDGKTYCKRDYVRLFGTKCDKCGNSFSKNDFVMRAKTKIFHIECFRCSACARQLLPGDEFALRDAGALYCKEDHDVLEKSSQSSLTSSSVESNNNISSSNNNNTNLSNNNHSSELGSMSDSGSESGSHKSIREKRPSGPSDGKPTRVRTVLNEKQLHTLRTCYNANPRPDALMKEQLVEMTGLSPRVIRVWFQNKRCKDKKKTIQMKLQMQQEKEGRKLGYGAMQGIPMIASSPVRHDSPLNLQGLDVQTYQPPWKALSDFALHADLDSNGAINTHTPAFQQLVNQMHGYDLNGMPVLPPHPPQGPHPPPPGQQMNGPPGGSSMDSGITSHHHPDSTDSYVTYLESDDKSKLALTPSSSSSASAATSISSPPSSTAAAGGGLGGGLVGVGMGVGVGVGVGVGLGVGGNGGVGGGGGNQSATEQLMQMLQKVTGSPASVL; from the exons ATGGTAATGGCAGAGATTGGTGGCCATTTGGCTCACCAGCTACCATTGCACAATCataatcacaatcacaatcaaaCTGGATTACAGCCATCGCTGGTGATGAATCATCACCTGGATTTGGATTGTCACGGCCATGATGTGATAA AAAAACAACGTTTATCACATTGCGTGGGCTGTGGTGGACAAATACACGATCAGTATATATTGCGAGTCGCACCCGATCTGGAATGGCATGCGGCGTGCTTAAAGTGCCAGGAATGCAGGCAATTTCTGGACGAAAGCTGTACGTGTTTTGTGCGCGATGGCAAAACCTATTGCAAGCGTGATTATGTTAG GTTATTTGGTACAAAATGTGATAAATGCGGTAACTCCTTTAGCAAAAATGATTTTGTGATGCGAGCCAAAACGAAAATCTTTCACATCGAGTGTTTTCGTTGTTCAGCGTGTGCCCGACAATTGCTGCCAG GTGATGAGTTCGCGTTACGCGACGCGGGCGCATTGTATTGCAAGGAGGATCACGATGTGCTGGAGAAATCATCGCAGAGTAGTCTAACATCATCATCGGtggagagcaacaacaacattagcagtagtaacaacaataatacaaatcTTAGCAATAATAACCATTCCAGCGAATTGGGTTCAATGTCAG ATTCTGGCAGTGAATCGGGCTCACATAAAAGTATTAGGGAAAAGCGTCCCTCGGGTCCATCGGATGGCAAACCGACGCGAGTGCGCACCGTGCTCAATGAAAAGCAGCTGCATACGCTGAG aacCTGCTACAATGCTAATCCGCGACCTGATGCGCTCATGAAGGAGCAGCTGGTTGAGATGACAGGACTTTCGCCGCGTGTCATCCGCGTGTGGTTCCAGAACAAGCGCTGCAAGGACAAAAAGAAGACCATTCAAATGaaactgcaaatgcaacaggAGAAG gAGGGGCGCAAGCTCGGCTATGGCGCCATGCAGGGCATCCCCATGATTGCCAGCTCGCCGGTGCGACATGATTCGCCTCTCAATCTGCAGGGTTTGGACGTGCAGACATATCAACCGCCATGGAAAGCCTTAAGCGATTTTGCCCTGCACGCCGATCTCGATAGCAATGGGGCCATCAATACGCATACGCCCGCATTTCAGCAACTGGTCAATCAG ATGCATGGCTATGATTTGAATGGAATGCCGGTGCTGCCGCCGCATCCGCCGCAGGGACCACACCCACCACCGCCGGGTCAGCAAATGAATGGGCCGCCCGGGGGCAGCAGCATGGACTCGGGCATAACGTCGCACCATCATCCGGATAGCACAGACTCGTACGTGACCTACCTGGAGAGCGATGACA AATCCAAGCTGGCGCTGACGCCATCGTCCTCGTCATCGGCATCGGCAGCCACATCGATCTCATCGCCGCCATCATCAACAGCTGCTGCCGGTGGTGGTCTTGGCGGTGGTCTAGTGGGCGTGGGCATGGGCGTTGgagtgggcgtgggcgtgggtGTTGGACTAGGTGTGGGAGGTAATGGCggtgttggtggtggtggtggcaatCAGTCGGCAACGGAGCAACTCATGCAAATGCTGCAAAAAGTAACCGGCTCGCCAGCCTCAGTGCTCTGA
- the LOC132796512 gene encoding leukotriene A-4 hydrolase isoform X2, with protein sequence MGRLGKVDPSSYSQPELITTEHSAINWQVDFTNTKLRGSVLHKFNVLSNELDKILLDVRDIEVKNATLLAGGTEVPINYFISDPVADIGQKLTLELPAGTAKGILSVRIDYETANNASALQWLSPAQTLGKQHPYMFSQCQSIHARSVIPCQDTPAVKFSYDAVVEHPSELTALMSAIIDKQEAGKTHFKQTVPVPAYLVAIAIGKLVSRPLGENSNVWAEEGIVDACAQEFSETSTMLKTASDLCGPYVWKQYDLLVMPPSFPYGGMENPCLTFVTPTLLAGDKSLADVVAHEIAHSWTGNLVTNKNFEHFWLNEGFTVFVESKIMGRLEGDKELDFRMLSNLIELQECLRSQLSDTPELTKLVVDLSNCGPDDAFSQVPYYKGSTFLRYLEDLFGGPSVFEPFLRDYLKKYAYKSIETNDFKEAIYDYFKDSAQKDKLSVVDWDLWLKGEGMPPIIPKFDETLANVIKDLSNLWSTQTCEQLVNNPELKKPISVHQQIAFLGKLIESKDIVELNAQKIDLLESTYNLKQSKNAELRFRINRLIIRARLIERLNDIIDFANSNYRMKFCRPIYRDLAAWPEAKPKAVENFLKVKDEMMAMCSSQVEKDLGLKSA encoded by the exons ATGGGCCGTTTGGGTAAAGTTGATCCTAGCAGCTACTCGCAGCCAGAGCTGATAACCACCGAGCACAGCGCCATCAATTGGCAGGTGGACTTTACTAACACTAAGTTGAGAGGCAGCGTCCTGCACAAATTTAATGTGCTGAGCAATGAGCTGGACAAGATC TTGTTGGATGTGCGCGATATTGAGGTGAAGAACGCCACGTTGCTAGCTGGCGGCACTGAAGTGCCCATCAACTACTTCATCAGCGATCCCGTGGCCGATATCGGCCAAAAGCTGACGCTGGAGTTGCCAGCCGGCACAGCAAAGGGCAT TTTAAGCGTACGCATTGATTACGAGACCGCAAACAATGCCAGTGCCCTGCAATGGCTGAGTCCCGCCCAGACGCTGGGTAAACAGCATCCCTACATGTTTTCCCAATGCCAATCGATACATGCGCGCTCTGTCATACCTTGCCAGGATACGCCTGCTGTCAAGTTCAGCTACGATGCGGTTGTTGAGCATCCCAGCGAGCTGACGGCGCTGATGAGCGCCATCATTGACAAACAGGAGGCGGGCAAGACTCACTTTAAGCAAACGGTGCCCGTACCAGCATATTTGGTGGCCATTGCCATTGGAAAGCTGGTGTCACGTCCACTTGGCGAGAATTCAAATGTGTGGGCTGAGGAGGGCATTGTTGATGCTTGCGCCCAGGAGTTTTCGGAAACATCGACTATGTTAAAGACCGCCTCGGATTTGTGCGGTCCTTATGTGTGGAAACAATACGATTTGCTGGTGATGCCTCCATCCTTTCCCTATGGTGGCATGGAGAATCCTTGCCTGACttttgtcacgcccactttGCTAGCTGGCGACAAGTCGCTGGCTGATGTGGTGGCCCATGAGATTGCGCATAGTTGGACGGGTAATCTGGTGACCAATAAGAATTTTGAGCATTTCTGGCTTAACGAGGGCTTCACGGTGTTTGTTGAGTCCAAGATTATGGGTCGCTTAGAAGGCGACAAAGAGCTGGACTTTAGGATGCTGAGCAATCTTATCGAACTGCAAGAGTGT TTGCGTTCACAACTCTCTGATACACCCGAACTCACCAAATTGGTGGTCGATTTGAGTAACTGTGGACCCGATGATGCCTTCTCGCAGGTGCCTTATTATAAGGGCTCCACATTCTTGCGGTATTTGGAAGATCTGTTTGGCGGTCCTTCCGTTTTTGAACCTTTTCTGCGAGACTATCTGAAGAAGTACGCTTACAAATCGATTGAAACCAATGACTTTAAGGAAGCGATCTACGACTACTTCAAGGATTCAGCGCAAAAGGACAAGCTGAGCGTTGTCGACTGGGACTTGTGGTTAAAGGGCGAGGGCATGCCACCCATTATTCCTAA ATTCGATGAAACCCTGGCAAATGTCATCAAGGATTTATCGAATTTGTGGAGCACCCAGACTTGTGAGCAATTGGTCAACAACCCTGAACTGAAGAAACCGATTTCGGTGCATCAACAGATTGCCTTCTTGGGCAAACTGATTGAGAGCAAGGACATTGTTGAGCTAAACGCCCAGAAGATTGATCTGCTGGAGAGCACCTACAATCTTAAGCAATCGAAAAACGCTGAGTTGCGTTTCCGCATCAACCGTTTGATTATTCGTGCTCGTCTAATTGAGCGCCTTAATGACATCATTGATTTCGCCAACTCCAATTATCGCATGAAGTTCTGTCGCCCCATCTATCGTGATTTGGCTGCTTGGCCCGAGGCTAAGCCCAAGGCTGTGGAGAACTTCCTGAAAGTGAAGGATGAAATGATGGCCATGTGCTCGTCGCAAGTCGAAAAAGACTTGGGCTTGAAATCGGCATAA